The Megalops cyprinoides isolate fMegCyp1 chromosome 15, fMegCyp1.pri, whole genome shotgun sequence region GACCTCACCCCAAACTGTGTGACCGCCTCAGGTGATCGACGAGATCTACCGCGTGCTGCGGTACGTGAACTCCACGCGGGCGCCCCAGAGGGCCCACGAGGTGCTGCAGGAGCTGCGGGACATTTCCTCCATGGCCATGGAGTACTTCGATGAGAAGATCGTCCCCATCCTCAAGAAGAAGCTGCCAGGGGCCGACCTCTCAGGCCGCCTCATTGGCTCCACCCCAGGTGGGTGTCCACACTCGCCACGCAGGGGAGGGGCGGGCGTATCTGTCGTGCACCACTTCTACTCCCtctgcagttttcatttgtttcctaCCCCTGTGGCTTCTaacactctttttctctctctctctctgtctctctgtctttctctttcccccctttctctcactgtttctgGCTCCCCCCAGTGGCCGGCCCCTCCACCTCGCTGACCACCATGTCGCTGCTGGCCAAGAACACGCCGTCGCGCTCGGAGATGACcaaggtgcagcagcaggtgaaGGTGAACGGGGCGTCCATGACGGCGCTGCGGCGGGAGATGTCGGAGGTGCGGGtgaagcagctggagcagcagaagcagctgcAGGACCAGGAGCAGAAGCTGCTGGAGCAGACGCAGGTCATCGGCGAGCAGAACGCCCGGCTGGCCGAGCTGGAGCGCAAGCTGCGCGAACTGATGGACAGCGCcgtggggggcggggcggggggaggCCCCGCCTCTGCCACCAACCCCGCCCCCGCATCGtcatcatcttcctcctcccccagtGCTGTGGTCTCCAGCGGGGGGGCGGCGGGCGTGGACGGCCCTCCCTACAAGCGTGCAAGGAAGAGCCCGGACTCTACCCGCCAGTCCAAACGCCTGCGCAGCAAGAAGTAGAGGGacttttatctttttctttttttttttttcctccgttgTTGCGAGGCCACGCCCATGCCCTGTggtatcatttttttcccccctctttatTTTGAATGTCACTCGGAGAGCTGATGAGGAGGGGAGtgtgggagggaaggaggagggagggaggagcatGGAGGGGGTGTAGATCAGCCTGTTTTCTTGTGTTGGGTCCCCTCCACGCCTAATATGtccccacccactcccctccTGCCCCGACATATACTCAtacaccccctccacacacacaaacacacacacacacacacacacatcctgacATAGAATTGGGCTTTTTCACCAAAAGGGGCAGTGGACTGTTGGGCTGTCGTGTCCTCATTAAAACCCATGCAGAAGCGTAACAAAGGCAAGAGTAGAAATGTACACAGGGAGAGATCTTATACGATGAGTCCTGCACACTCCGGGGGCACACGTTTAGCCAAAGAGAGTCCTACTGTCTCATCAGTCCATGTAGCCAGCACACTGAAATATCTTCCAGGGGAAGGGAGGCAGTTCACAGCTGGGAGGGCAGTCGCTGAGGTAACGGGTACCAAAAACCGAACTGAATCAGTCTCTTAAGTTGGCAGGTGGCCGCAGCCTTGATCTCAGGGCGCTTGAAAGGTTCTGCTTTCACAAACGATCAGATGGCTTCCTTTGTGACAGGGTGTGAAGAAGCCCTCTAaagcaacctttttttttttttttttttaacgtgtgAAGCCCTCTACTGTCTCGTGGAGCACATTAAGAAGCATGTGTGGTTGAAGTTCATTCAACTGTGTCTTTTTAAAGCAGAGGCACGTCTTCTTAGATCATCTTACTTGTGTTCAGCCTAATCAGAAACTCTTCTGTTATGGCAGTCTCAAGCCACTTCATCCGTGTGGGTTTGTATGTCCGTACAGatggaaattgttttttttttttttttttgtaaaccaGGGAGGCAGGATTGCCTCTGAGTGTATGCAGTTTGGCTTGGCTGCAGTATTTTAACCTAGACTTATATGGAAGCAGACAAGAGCTTGTATATCTAGGTtatgtgccccccccctcccccttggCCCATTTTCTGGATCCTCTATCGTTATAAGGATAGACAGATAACCGTTAAAACTATGCTGTTTAACCCTCATTCCTGGCAATGGTATGATTTTTTTGCTTATCAGAAAGTGGATCGTTAAAGCTCCACCACATTAAATTATATTGCCTAGGTTTCAGTTTTGAGGGGAAttagaaatatttattgttcatgttttttttttttttttttttaaagctgggTGTACCtttttgaaaacactttttttgtgCCACAAAACTGTCGTCCAGCAGAGAGAACCTGCTTGTGACTCTTAGGGTTCTTCAGTATCATGAAGGTAACGGATGCCGGTGCACAGAAAGCCTGGCGTTAACAGCGTCAGCAGGTGGCCAGCGAAGGGGTATCCCTTTCATCACAGTGTATGGTGTCGTCAACCGGACCAGTCGTCCCAGTGTCCACTAAGTGTTTTGAGCGCTGGGCTCCTGCTCAGAGCTTTACGCGGGCTCCTTCACTTTATGTCTTGTGCCTGGCTGTGTGTCTCCATCCCAGGTCGACTGATGCCGAGCTCTGTGTGAATTCATCTTCGTTAAGTCTTGAGGTGGACCGTGCAATTGTAGCCTTGCTGGAAGGGAAGGGAGGGTAGAAGTGCGCCCTCGCGAGTGCAAAAATTCAGCTTAGCCTTGATCATGTGACGGGGGTATTATTCATCCTCTGACATTGTGCCTCCATGGCAGTTTAGTTTAGTGGCATGGAAGAggtcagattaaaaaaaaaaaataaaataaagtggaaaaaaatggatgcaGCTTGACATCCATGCCTTGAGCTCTGTTGTGGAACTGGCCTGGCAGAATGTCTTCTCAAGAGCCTGCAATGTCTTAGAAGCGATAGCCAGGATGTCCTTGATCAAGATTCCTCTGGCCTTGTGGCTAGAAGGTCTTCACTCGATATCCGTGTGGAACAGCGGACACCTCTCTGGAGTCTGAGCGTTCTCGTTTACGGTAACGTCGAAATGAGGCGGCAGCTGCTGACCTGCCGCTCTGTTCCTTGTTTAACGCACACTCGTGACCGTTCTTTGTCGCAAACTTGTGACTTTTCTCCAGAGTGGTTCGTGTCATACTTTTGTTGTGCAAAAGGCAAGGCAACTACATAGGGGCTCCtgtaaatacaataaacacagtAACTTTTTTTTGAGGAATTCACTTGTATCCCCCTTTACATTTGTCCGAAGTCAGAAATTCATAAGAGATTGACACCATGAAGCCTCTTGATATATCCTGAATTGTTACATGTGGAACTGATGATTGCAGAATCATGTGGCTCTATACACTGGATAAGATACTACTTACAACTGGGAGATCTAGTGTTCTTTCAAATCGGAGAAGTTGTATCTCAGTACAATACAAATggggttttaaaaaataactttgatTTATACGAGTATTAACAATAGTAAGACAGCACTTTATAAAAAGGCAGGTTAGTCACATAGGAAAGGTTACTTAGCTGGATTATAACTACTTTGCCACCTTGGTAAATCTTCAGACATGCAAAAGACCTTGTAACCCCTGAAGATACATTCACCATCCAGGGAATATAAATTTGCCAAATGAGCCACATGGCCAGGAAGGTGTACACCAGAAAGGGGCAAAATACAAAGTCACGTGTCATTTCTTAGAAAATGTCACCAATTCATTTCTCTTGTGTGAATAACCAGGTTAATTTCAAGTTATCCTTCTGCGCACACTTTCTGTTGCCTTGTATGTCATGTTGTGAACCCATCATTTGGAGCATTGCATTAGATGAGGATGACACAAGCCGCACGTGGTGAGAGGCTATGGGTGGTCTCCACCCCTAGCGACAGGTCATGCTGGGAAATGAAGTAATCACAGAGACCCGCGAGAGGTCTCACTCACGCGTTAAACACAGCCCGCCCACAGCCTGCGGGCGGACACAGGAATATGTTAGCTTGTGGCTTCATGCGAGACTGCGTCTCCTGTTTAGaaattactgtactgtaatctTTATGTATTTCAAACTTTAGATTGTGGATTATTTCATGTAtgtcaaaggaaaataaactcAATCTTTTAACTGGCCTGTTTTGGTTAACTAATGATTTGTTGCACACATTACCGTTAAAATACTAAAGAAGTATTCTATTAAAAGAGGTTGATTTAACAGGCTTGGGCACGTGTTTTATTACCttttaatgcaaatgtgttttatctgtCATTCGTTTGCATATGATAAACAAATCACCATTGTGAATTTGTCACCCAAGCAAAGGTAGAATTGGATGATGCCCATGTGAAAAACTAGGGCAGTAACTTATCTGTTCGCTCTAACCATCGATTAAGTGTCTTTGCTTTAGTTTCCTCCATTACAGTGACACCATGCTCATATTTTTGTGGCACTTCACAGTGAGGTAAAGGCTAAGACCACATTTTGGGCATTGTATGCACTCTCCTGTCAGTCTTGTCTTCATAGAACTCCTCTTCATAGCAACCTCTCTAAAAAAGGCTGGAAGCTTCTATAACTGCTTGGATAGTTTGTGTGCAAACATGCAGTAGAATCCCAAGCTTCGTCCCACCCTCCTTTCACATGTGGCTACACTCTGATCCAGGCAGGCTTTCCTCAGCTCTGCCCCCAGTCTATTTCACCCATGGTCTGAGAGCTGTTAAAAACCACCCATTGTGTCATTACAGGCTTGGTTGTGAAACAATAAGTGCTGCAGGCAGGACTGGTTGTTTTGCCACCATCTGAACAATGGCAAGGACGTCTCATCTTGATAAGGGCGCACCAGCAGGCAGGATTTGCCAGGGTGAGAAATGGCAGTGGAGCCCAGCTCAGGGCAGTGAGGTCGATACAGACGCAGAATATTGTACTGCGAATGCTTGGGAGTTCTAATTCTGTGCTTAGCCTGGCTGCCGTTGCATTAACAAAAGATAACGCTGTGAAGATGGGAGTTTGACAGGGCTGCTGACACTGTGTTCATATAAGGAAAGCGGCTTGTTCCTGGGCCATGCCTGCAGCAGTCAATGGGACGTGGTTGTGGAGTTTTCGTcacattttttctctcctggTTGGATCCCATCACTATGGCCCTCTTGTCCATCAGCTGTCCTTAGGTCTAGGCTAAAAGAGCCTACTCCTGAGGCACttcacatttctttctttaacaGAGTAGCTTGCTAATGAtcaagtgttttcttttggaacTGCACAAAAACTTGACCACCAGAAAGCCACAATAATGAGCTTTCCGTGACCCAGGTCTCGCCGCTGCTAGTCACCTCATTGTTCTTTTCACACTCCTTCACAGATCTTATCTTCACATTACTTAATaagcttttattttctgtgcaaGGGCTGCCTCCATTGTCGGTTTGGCCAAGCAGCACGTAGGCAAAGTTTATATCTACATGACCTCTGGATCAGCCCTATAGCGATGTGTATCTCCTAGTAAACTGCCTGTTGCAAGGCAGCTCAGCGATTCCCTCCCCTAGATTTACTGTTAAGTCTCTCAGGACATGATGTCATCGCCTACACCTTAAAGTCAAATTCTGCTAATGGTACCTGCACTCCTCTCTTGTGCTGACCTACAACAGCTGGGAATCAATTACAGAAAACTGACAACAGTAAATTAATTTGCCCTCTCCCCACAGGCTGAAAGGCTACTAACCGTTTTACCCACTGGCAATTTgctaacacttttttttaacttgccATGTGGTTCTTTGTCTGAGAGgatcttttttttaacagaagatttaaataaaaataaaaaatcttccCACAGGGTACTTCTCTtgctttgctgtttgctttgacCCTTCAGGGTTATGCAAAATACTGGTATTTACAGCATTTTATAGAATACAGTGACGTCCCTCTGTAGTGTGTACCTAAGAACCTGCTCTTAAGTGGGTCAAAGGTTTGCTCTCATCTGGCCATATGTACAGGTACAATACCTTCCACAGGATAAATCCCATGTGAAGCAACAACCGTCTGATATCACTTCACTGTTGCATTTATACAAGACAGTCCAGCTGTTCATAATCGCTCATGGCTGAATTTAGCCATTGGTGTCATGTAATAATAACGTGATTTCACATACAAAGCATGTCCTTCCATGTTAATATGAAGATCTGCACTTGGTTAAGAGGAGCTAAGTTTAGTTATGATGCTCTAACGTTGAACAGCGTATGTCCTTGCTCTCTCGTGTGCTCAACATGTACACGCCTGcacatttcctttgtttccttCCTCCACAGAACAGGAAATGTTGTTCCTGACTCTACATTACATCTCATTACATTCACTTTGCTGACGCTTATCCAGCGCGAATGACATGACTTGCAGCTttttacctgttatccatttgtacagctggataatgTTGGAGGTAATTCtggttaagtatcttgctcagGGGCACAATAGCAGTAGTCTATGAATGTGCAACCTTTTGATCCACATTTAGTTAGAGCTCATTAGCATTCACTGCATTTACAAGCTCTGCTAAAGCCAGTAAACTCAGTATCCTAGAATTCTAATCTCCTGGCTGTGcaaaagttttattttacaggTTAGTTTGCAGCGCAGCTCCCCACGTTTTTTGGTGGGCTGGTTCATCTGTCTTGTGTCCCTATGCAAATAAAGTTCTGTATTTTGCCCTTGTagtttatatttacatactttGTTATGGTTGTAAGTAATTAGATGtttattattcttcttcttattattattattacaaagtTGGTTCTTTGACTATAAGGATGTTTGCTTTACTATGTTAATAGCATATAGTTCCGTAACCATGTATAAACTTGCTTTGGTCTGTCAATCAAACCTTGCTCCTCCCAGTAAGTAACACTTTTTTGGATCTAGGCTGAATACTCTGTATACTTTATagacaaaattacatttttctatacgattttacattttaaaatttgaaaccaATCCTAGAAAGCTAGGTTTACTGCCTGAATCTGTACTCTGAGGAATAATTTAGTGTCCAGTATCCCAGTTGTGCTCATTAAAAAGGTACATTGCAATCTCCTGGGGTCAATTAAGGGGGGAATTACTCCACTACTTAAGAACACAGTCTTCTATGTTGgctgcaaatgcaaaatgctgttttatcaCGAACACATGTTTGTGTCCCTACAAGGTTACCGTGGTGAAACAACAGCCTCAAAAGTCCCTGAGAGTGCGAATAGATTATATTGCCGATGTTCGACCTCACCAACATGGCGTGAGGACTGCGCTAATGATTTGACAGTATTGTCGCATTGTATTAACGGACAAAGTCGCAACGTGACAGAACAGTTTAATTTTTACCAAATTATTAAACTGAGTAAACGTGCACGATCACGTAAAATACGATAGTAGCgcatttaaacacagaaatgataaaattcTTCTCTTCTGACTGAACGTCGGCTGCGTAAAGTAGGAGGGACAAACTACCTCACACGCTTGAGGTCTGTCATATAACCAGCTCGCCTTCTACGTCTCCGCTCcgagatgaaaaaaaaagtcggCGATAGGCGTAATCGAGCCTGCCGACTCTAAACGCCGGCTGCCAAGAGCATTGCATTAGCTAATCGTGAACTTTCCGGAGAGCTAGCTGATCTGGGTGGGGTGCCTAAAGGGAAAGATCGCTCCCCTCGTCTAAGTTTAGTGGCCAGGCTGGAGCGTAGCATTATTTGAGTCTGTAGATTGTTGGGCTAACTGTTTTTTTGCAGTAACAGAAAGGAGAGATGGGGAACAGAGTCGCCCGCGATGATTACGAATGGGTCTACACAGACCAGCCGCACGCTGACAGGAGGAAAGAAATTTTGGGTGAGCCACGTTTAGCTCTCCGAGCTAACGCAGACCGCACACCGCTTCTGCACCgttacacaacacaaaaaagtagCCAGCTAGCAGACGTTAGGTAATGTCGTCTGCTAAGTTAAATGGTTAGCCTAGATAATTTAATTGGAAACTGCCTCTTTCCGCTAATTAGCGTTAACGTCGTTAGCAGCAACGCTGGTTCACAAGTTTATTTTTGGGTTAGTTGGTTTCACTTAGTCTTTCTCGCTAATTTAGCTATCGGTCGAACTGGCGTGGCCAGTGATCGAGGTAAATTCCGTTATGGGTTTAGCTGCCGACAGCTATCGTGCTAACAAAGCCTGTACGGTTAGCAGAAATCTCGTTAAACGTTAGTTTATGTAGGTACCCCGCTATCCAGCGTCCTTTCTCGGTGATGAATGGGAACCGTTAGCTCGATAGCTAGCAAGCACTTATGGCCTGTCGGTTATAACAAGCCGACCAAATAATAATGGTGCTGACATGGGGGTAAGACAACCACTCCCTAAATTACATGCTCACTCCCTAAAAGCCCCTTAAAAGACGCGTAACATTAAGTTGCTAGCTGTTGCAGTCATTGCTTCTTTGGTGCGTGTGAAACGGTACTTTCCGGTCCCTTTGAGTCAACCATTTACGTGGTTGTTGGTGATATTTAGCAGGGTTGAGAATGGAAAAGTGCTTTCTTGAATGCATTCTTTACTCAAATGTACCATAGCGCTAgtatagctaacgttaggtatCTACCAGACTAATGTGAATTGTTGCTGGCTATGTATCTAGGTAACTTAAACTACTTTAACATATTGTTCAGGCAGAACTGATCATAGTGTTATATAATTAACGTTagcgctagctagctaacacctTTAACTTAATTGGCGGGCGACCtagtatattttatttagctgGCTAGATATCAGAACATTTCAAATCCTAAGTGACTAATTTATAAATACTTTTGCAAAATGTGGCTGCCACACAATTTTGATACgtctaacaaaaataaatttattctACATTTGTACCTAGTTACTCAGTTTCAGATCCTGTATTCTCCATATACGAGTAACGTGACATACACGTTTACAAACGTAGCTTTGTCAGTAAAAGTATTGATGTCAATACCAGCACAACAAATATGGGCTCATTATGTCACGCCTATTATAGAGCCGAAATTACGAGTGGCTTTACGatctttcatctgttttttaCGTAACGTGGATTATTTTAGCAATTGAATAGCAATGTGCTTTCCCTATGTTCTTTATTCTAAAATAAGCCAACGCGTAAGATGGTCTGAGAGTGACAGCCGTTTGTGGAATGGCCTAGACTTCATAGGATTTCTTATATCGATCACTGTTGTCAGAAGAATTGATGTCTGATTTGATtgggtaaagaaaaaaaactttcacatcCATGGTGGTTGTGCCTGTGATTGGTGTCATCCATATTGCTTTTCAGTAAGCTACAATGAATGGCTCGACCCTGAATATGATGCACTTAGAAGAGATGAATAGTGAGTTATTTTGGGGCTACTTACAGATTAGTGATGTAATGCAGCTGGTAAATGAAGGTAGAAGACAAGAGGAAAGTGCAAAAAGGTCCTGGTTTGGCCATTTATGGTGCAGCTGTGTGCGGCATTACCTGAATTCTGTATTCAGATAAAATTGGGTACAAAAGTACGTTTTTAATTGAGTCAGATGTGTTGCCCTGGGAAATAAGCAACCTGTAGGATACGTCTCTCTTGTACATATTTGAACAGATATACTGCAAATAGAGGCATCCTTGGTTGAGAGTGCAGTATAAACACACAGTTTGTAATGCCCAGGGCCAAAGCGTTTGCATGGGGTACCACTGGCTCTTTCCTGTGGATCTGCTGTTATTTTGTAACTgatgttcttattttttaatgcaggaaaaaaaatttttcccctttccccaAAGAATGACTCAAGGAGCTAGCTATCTTTTTATGACTGTAGACAGTTTATTTACTGACTAGTTACCTTTGTCCATCTAAtagtaatgacatttttacagcatgtaCATACAGGGTCAACTGAGAAGTTCTGTGAAGTACTCCATTCAGTACAATAAAAGGCATTCAAGCTCAAGAATgtctttattgttgtttttatgagCCCAGCTCTAGCGGCACCTCCAAGCTGCTGACCTGAGGGTTTCCATGTCTTAACAGGTTAGGGCATAGTTGTCTACATAGGCCCTAATTTGGTGGAGCACATCAGTTTACCTGGGAGCTGTAAACTTCTAGTAGTTGAGTGtggttgcttttatttttattcatgacatGTAGGCCTAAGCCATAAAATGGCTACATTTGTATTAGGTTTATTTTTGCTGGCAAAGTGTTTAGgctattacagtacatttttcctgttcacTTGCTAACAAACCAAGCTAACTGACACTCCAGGGAgagtaaacttttttttttttcttttgtcatggGCATGacagtgggcggcagtgtagcatagtggttaaggagcaggactcgtaaccgaaaggttgccggtttgatccctgctgggacactgct contains the following coding sequences:
- the fbxo28 gene encoding F-box only protein 28 produces the protein MAAVEERVERGAGALDSDSVSPRLSTPPPDQPHQNNPLLGLPIVAIETILNFLSYDEISLLRLVCKRMDMICQRMLNQGFLRVERYHSLCQKQVKAQLPRRESERRNHSLARHADILAAVETRLSLLNMTFMKYVDSNLCCFIPGKVIDEIYRVLRYVNSTRAPQRAHEVLQELRDISSMAMEYFDEKIVPILKKKLPGADLSGRLIGSTPVAGPSTSLTTMSLLAKNTPSRSEMTKVQQQVKVNGASMTALRREMSEVRVKQLEQQKQLQDQEQKLLEQTQVIGEQNARLAELERKLRELMDSAVGGGAGGGPASATNPAPASSSSSSSPSAVVSSGGAAGVDGPPYKRARKSPDSTRQSKRLRSKK